A genomic window from Serratia liquefaciens includes:
- a CDS encoding ZIP family metal transporter yields MTSAVLYTLFPAAATVVGAAIALYRRPGDAAMRIIHHFTAGIVFAAAATEILPDLKQQSPWAVLLGGAAGVLMMLLVRRLGERAQGPAGFVATVGVDIFIDGLVLGIAFAAGAKAGLLLTLALTLEVLFLGLSIVGDLRDFFGRRIKAMLAIGGLALLLPIGGLLGAPIAMLGAFWLTTFLAFGLIALLYLVTEELLVEAHEGGKDTPLATAMFFVGFLLLLLLEEGMR; encoded by the coding sequence ATGACCTCAGCCGTGCTGTATACCTTATTTCCCGCCGCAGCGACCGTCGTTGGCGCCGCCATCGCGCTTTATCGCCGCCCTGGCGATGCCGCCATGCGCATCATTCATCACTTTACCGCTGGCATCGTCTTTGCCGCAGCCGCGACCGAAATTCTGCCCGATCTCAAGCAACAATCACCCTGGGCAGTGCTGCTCGGCGGTGCCGCAGGTGTGCTGATGATGCTGCTGGTCAGGCGCTTGGGAGAACGGGCTCAGGGACCGGCGGGCTTTGTGGCAACCGTCGGTGTGGATATCTTTATCGATGGTCTGGTGCTGGGCATCGCCTTCGCTGCCGGTGCCAAAGCGGGCCTGTTATTGACGCTCGCGCTAACGTTGGAAGTGCTGTTTCTGGGGCTGTCGATCGTAGGCGATTTACGTGATTTTTTCGGCCGGCGGATAAAAGCCATGCTGGCGATTGGCGGTCTGGCTCTGCTGTTGCCAATAGGCGGTCTGTTGGGTGCACCGATTGCCATGCTGGGGGCTTTCTGGCTAACCACGTTTCTGGCCTTCGGCCTGATTGCCTTGCTCTATCTGGTCACGGAGGAGCTGCTGGTTGAGGCGCACGAAGGAGGTAAAGATACCCCGCTCGCCACCGCGATGTTTTTTGTCGGTTTTTTACTGCTGTTGCTGCTGGAAGAGGGGATGAGGTAA
- a CDS encoding DeoR/GlpR family DNA-binding transcription regulator has protein sequence MSKLLPNQRHDAILATLQQQGRVLAVEMAERLKTTEATIRRDLRQLAAQNLCKRIYGGALAPTPATGPISARLQLSGDEKQALALAALSLIKEGQVIFLDAGSTHLYLADLLPRDLRLTVVTNALTIAGKMLEQPGIRTILIGGELDADVGGCVDAKAVQEIDDFYFDLAFIGICAYDPGSGFSALNYQDAQFKKRLLARSGNLAVLCTGDKLNTYAPYSFLPASRVDYLVTPAGSHPQLEQQITHSGGKVLYSNSPIGD, from the coding sequence ATGTCCAAACTGTTACCCAATCAGCGCCATGATGCGATCCTTGCCACCTTGCAGCAGCAGGGGCGAGTGCTGGCGGTTGAAATGGCGGAGCGCCTGAAAACCACTGAAGCCACCATTCGGCGCGATCTGCGTCAGTTGGCGGCACAAAACCTGTGTAAACGCATTTATGGCGGTGCGTTGGCACCCACGCCGGCAACCGGCCCTATCAGCGCACGGCTGCAATTGAGCGGTGATGAGAAGCAGGCGCTGGCGCTGGCTGCACTGTCGTTGATCAAGGAAGGACAGGTTATTTTCCTCGATGCCGGCAGTACCCACCTTTATTTGGCCGACCTGTTGCCGCGCGATTTACGGCTGACGGTGGTCACTAACGCGTTGACTATTGCCGGCAAAATGCTGGAACAGCCGGGGATCCGCACGATTTTAATCGGCGGCGAGCTGGATGCCGACGTCGGCGGCTGTGTGGACGCCAAAGCGGTGCAGGAAATCGACGATTTTTACTTTGACCTCGCTTTCATCGGTATTTGTGCTTACGACCCAGGCAGCGGTTTTTCGGCGCTGAATTATCAGGATGCCCAGTTCAAGAAACGTTTGCTGGCGCGGTCCGGTAACCTGGCGGTGCTGTGCACCGGCGACAAACTTAACACCTATGCCCCTTATAGCTTTCTGCCCGCCAGCCGCGTCGATTATCTGGTTACGCCAGCCGGCAGCCATCCGCAGCTCGAACAGCAGATAACTCACAGCGGCGGCAAGGTGCTGTACAGCAATTCACCCATTGGAGACTGA
- a CDS encoding VOC family protein, whose amino-acid sequence MKIAHVALWTRDIDAQVAFWQRYFDGVAGEQYVSRNRPGFVSRFVSLAAGPTLEIMSLPELLPLEQTNERIGWAHIALSVGDESRVDQLAQRAQQEGILLAAPRRTGDGFYEAIVRDPDGNAIEITA is encoded by the coding sequence ATGAAAATAGCCCATGTTGCACTCTGGACCCGCGATATCGATGCCCAGGTGGCGTTTTGGCAGCGGTATTTTGACGGCGTTGCCGGGGAGCAGTACGTTAGCCGAAACCGCCCGGGGTTTGTTTCGCGTTTTGTCAGCCTGGCGGCCGGCCCAACGCTGGAGATCATGAGTCTGCCGGAACTGCTGCCGTTGGAGCAGACCAATGAACGCATCGGGTGGGCGCATATTGCATTGTCGGTGGGAGATGAAAGCCGCGTCGATCAGCTGGCGCAGCGCGCACAGCAGGAGGGGATCCTGCTGGCGGCGCCACGCCGGACGGGGGATGGTTTTTATGAGGCGATCGTTCGCGATCCGGACGGTAATGCCATCGAAATTACCGCCTGA